The Paenibacillus sp. FSL R7-0204 genome includes a region encoding these proteins:
- a CDS encoding M24 family metallopeptidase: MEHLSQYTYVQSIAKATISQLRGIIKEGITEKEIVYRTEEIMRDKGIHSFWYHGVGAFVHVGKRTIRSESGKEYKPSDTFVRRNDIVTIDLSPEINAYWGDYARTLIVIDGKVIAEDALAHTNNESALEFSHGINAEKELHNKFIDFVRPGMTFEEVYLYMNEVIQQLGYINLDFSGNLGHTIEFDKDHRKYFESGNKMKLSEGSLFTFEPHIKHRNGLYGFKRENIYYFRDGKLLIL; this comes from the coding sequence GTGGAGCATCTGTCACAGTATACTTACGTTCAATCGATCGCAAAAGCTACTATAAGTCAATTGCGAGGGATAATTAAAGAAGGCATCACAGAAAAGGAAATCGTCTATAGAACCGAAGAGATTATGAGAGATAAGGGGATTCATAGTTTTTGGTATCATGGTGTAGGGGCATTTGTTCACGTTGGGAAGAGAACAATTAGGTCCGAGTCGGGTAAGGAGTATAAGCCTTCGGATACATTTGTCCGCAGAAATGATATCGTGACCATAGATCTTAGTCCAGAGATTAACGCCTATTGGGGAGACTATGCACGAACACTAATAGTGATTGATGGAAAAGTAATTGCCGAAGACGCACTTGCACATACCAATAATGAATCTGCACTAGAATTTTCACATGGAATTAACGCCGAAAAGGAGCTCCATAACAAATTTATTGATTTTGTAAGACCGGGCATGACTTTTGAAGAAGTCTACTTATATATGAATGAGGTTATCCAACAACTTGGTTACATTAATCTTGATTTTTCCGGAAATTTGGGGCATACCATCGAATTCGATAAAGATCACAGAAAATACTTTGAGTCCGGGAATAAGATGAAGCTTAGTGAAGGATCACTATTTACATTTGAGCCGCATATTAAGCACAGAAATGGATTGTACGGTTTTAAACGGGAGAATATTTATTATTTCCGTGATGGAAAATTACTTATTTTATAA
- a CDS encoding SDR family NAD(P)-dependent oxidoreductase: protein MRKFIIFGASKGLGEAFVKALPVPGDQVWVVSRTYPDSMKLEDGVQRTWIEADLAKPDAAGRIAESLNGVTLDVFIYNVGVWESKGFSADYDFEQDDPAEIASIININVTAAITCIQKLLPNLKQSEHANLFLIGSTAGLDHNDYTQVSFAASKFGLRGIANAVREHVKPYGIGVTVINPGEIATQIPLEAGAEPVLSAYNGAQIPLQDIVSLVQCVMNLSKASCVKEINIPAMLDSNA from the coding sequence ATGAGAAAATTTATTATTTTCGGAGCAAGCAAGGGCTTAGGAGAGGCCTTCGTCAAGGCGCTGCCGGTGCCGGGCGATCAGGTCTGGGTGGTCTCCAGAACGTATCCGGACAGCATGAAGCTGGAGGATGGAGTGCAGCGGACCTGGATTGAGGCCGACTTGGCGAAGCCGGATGCTGCGGGGCGAATTGCAGAATCATTGAACGGCGTTACCCTGGACGTATTCATCTATAATGTTGGCGTCTGGGAGAGCAAGGGCTTCAGCGCTGACTATGATTTTGAACAGGACGACCCGGCTGAGATTGCCAGCATCATTAACATCAATGTGACTGCGGCGATTACGTGCATCCAGAAGCTTTTACCGAATCTGAAGCAGTCTGAGCATGCCAACCTCTTCTTGATCGGTTCTACGGCAGGCCTGGATCATAATGACTACACCCAGGTCTCGTTCGCCGCGTCCAAGTTCGGTCTGCGCGGGATTGCCAATGCGGTGAGGGAGCATGTGAAGCCGTACGGCATCGGTGTGACTGTCATCAATCCCGGGGAGATTGCTACCCAGATTCCGCTGGAGGCGGGGGCTGAGCCTGTCTTGTCCGCCTATAACGGTGCACAGATCCCGCTTCAGGATATCGTATCCCTGGTGCAATGCGTCATGAACCTGTCCAAGGCTTCTTGTGTAAAAGAGATTAACATTCCTGCGATGCTGGACTCGAATGCGTAG
- a CDS encoding tRNA dihydrouridine synthase, which produces MINNFWRELPRPFFILAPMEDVTDVVFRHVVSAAGRPDVFFTEFVNTESYAHPEGKQAVRGRLTFTEDEQPMVAHIWGDKPEYFRKMSISMAEEGFKGIDLNMGCPVANVAENGKGSGLICRPETAAEIIQAAKAGGLPVSVKTRLGFSSVDEWRGWLTHILQQDIVNLSIHLRTREEMSKVDAHWELIPEIKKLRDEIAPDTLLTINGDIADRETGLKLAAEYGVDGIMIGRGIFQNPYAFEQEPREHSSKELMDLLRLHLDLHDHYSALESRSFKPLPRFFKIYVRGFRGASELRNNLMNTKSTREVRALLDEFAAKEQDGAEELGDSREGV; this is translated from the coding sequence ATGATAAATAATTTCTGGCGTGAATTGCCACGCCCTTTCTTTATACTGGCCCCGATGGAGGATGTGACGGATGTGGTGTTTCGTCATGTGGTGAGCGCGGCGGGCCGGCCGGATGTGTTTTTTACGGAGTTCGTGAATACAGAGAGCTATGCTCACCCGGAGGGGAAGCAGGCGGTGCGGGGGCGGTTAACCTTCACCGAGGATGAACAGCCGATGGTCGCGCACATCTGGGGGGACAAGCCGGAGTATTTCCGGAAGATGAGCATCAGTATGGCCGAAGAAGGCTTCAAGGGCATCGATCTGAACATGGGTTGTCCTGTAGCAAATGTAGCTGAGAACGGGAAGGGCAGCGGCTTGATCTGCCGTCCGGAGACCGCAGCGGAGATCATTCAGGCGGCGAAGGCCGGAGGACTGCCCGTCAGCGTCAAGACCCGGCTCGGATTCAGCAGCGTGGACGAATGGCGGGGCTGGTTGACTCATATTTTGCAGCAGGATATTGTGAATCTGTCCATCCATCTGCGTACGCGGGAGGAAATGAGTAAGGTGGATGCCCACTGGGAGCTGATTCCTGAGATTAAAAAGCTGCGGGATGAGATCGCGCCGGATACCCTGCTGACGATTAACGGTGACATTGCGGACCGGGAGACTGGCCTTAAGCTGGCCGCAGAGTATGGGGTGGACGGGATTATGATCGGGCGCGGGATTTTTCAGAATCCGTATGCGTTCGAGCAGGAGCCGAGGGAGCATAGCAGCAAGGAGCTCATGGATCTGCTACGGCTGCATCTGGATCTCCATGACCACTATTCGGCGCTGGAATCCCGTTCCTTCAAGCCGCTGCCCCGTTTCTTCAAAATCTACGTCCGCGGCTTCCGCGGCGCCAGTGAACTCAGAAATAATCTAATGAACACCAAGTCCACCCGCGAGGTTCGTGCGCTGCTGGATGAATTCGCAGCCAAGGAACAAGACGGGGCGGAGGAGCTTGGGGATTCGAGGGAGGGCGTATGA
- a CDS encoding ABC1 kinase family protein, which translates to MFFFIVMLVGFGVFTALAYIFNAKHKLVMPLISAVAVSMLVQVLEQFYMSSIIVVTFILYFIISSIRTFKHEQFQLMVAILFSTSIVTLILTSTYFKQPVVPSEAEMVRVMFIYYPLLILFISCYVYMLLSVFNFKLLQSGNPLGYMMGKVRGFRRMVRLLWIASRKGLNHLLQQDHAKLPQVIAAILDNMGGVFVKFGQVLSTKKDMLPAQYIEAFSSLHDQVKPLSRKELKEIIDSRIGDLEETYEDFGMQPIAAASIGQVHLARLKSTGEKVVVKILRPDVKQKMSVDLDLLIQFVSRLSERSPKIQRLGLVQLAQGFKTNLIEETDFDIEALNTNLLRQAFKEHDIPIQVPKIYAEYSTKQILTMEYIEGHRFTRKVTNEVSEMIMHAFLQQILMIGIFHADPHPGNLMLTQDGKVALIDFGSVGYLTEEERAGMLHFLMGYSRKETKQMAQGLAGVCEEGELLDVRMIERRLGRLLSEASFSPDPTSVMMRRLMSMITELGMSLKPTVAGAFRAIITLDGTLSSVDESYSLSAASQSFADQMDTGEIVKEQLSKVKGRLEDYIPKLLELPLLKENRITLAREDNHSLTDFIGTLTVGMFTVICMSVMLASFWVQGEIMRFVLAPLSMSGFGTGMIILMMSVIKQLKPKS; encoded by the coding sequence ATGTTCTTTTTCATAGTAATGCTTGTAGGTTTCGGTGTGTTCACAGCGCTTGCCTATATATTCAATGCGAAGCATAAGCTCGTGATGCCGCTTATCAGCGCGGTGGCGGTCAGTATGCTGGTCCAGGTGCTGGAGCAATTCTATATGAGCAGCATTATTGTCGTGACGTTCATTCTGTATTTCATCATAAGCAGCATCAGGACCTTCAAGCATGAACAGTTCCAGTTGATGGTAGCTATCTTGTTCAGCACATCTATTGTAACTCTGATCCTAACCTCAACCTACTTCAAGCAGCCTGTGGTTCCCTCCGAAGCGGAGATGGTCAGGGTGATGTTCATCTATTACCCGCTGCTGATTCTATTTATCTCCTGTTATGTCTACATGCTGCTTAGCGTGTTCAATTTCAAGCTGCTGCAGTCCGGGAACCCGCTCGGGTATATGATGGGCAAGGTGCGCGGCTTCAGGCGTATGGTCCGTCTGCTGTGGATCGCTTCGCGCAAAGGGCTGAATCATCTGCTCCAGCAGGATCATGCGAAGCTGCCGCAGGTGATTGCTGCCATTCTGGATAACATGGGCGGGGTCTTCGTGAAGTTCGGGCAGGTCTTATCGACCAAAAAAGATATGCTCCCGGCACAATACATCGAAGCGTTCTCCAGCCTGCATGACCAGGTCAAGCCGCTCAGCCGGAAGGAGCTGAAGGAGATCATCGACAGCCGGATCGGCGATCTGGAGGAGACGTATGAAGATTTCGGGATGCAGCCTATCGCAGCCGCTTCGATCGGTCAGGTGCATCTGGCGCGGCTGAAGTCCACAGGCGAGAAGGTAGTTGTCAAAATCCTGCGTCCGGATGTGAAGCAGAAGATGAGCGTGGATCTGGATTTATTAATCCAATTCGTGAGCCGGCTCTCCGAGCGCTCCCCCAAAATCCAAAGACTCGGCTTAGTTCAGCTTGCCCAAGGCTTCAAAACGAATCTGATCGAAGAGACAGACTTTGATATTGAAGCGCTGAATACCAACCTGCTGCGCCAAGCGTTCAAGGAACACGATATTCCGATCCAAGTGCCGAAGATCTACGCCGAGTACTCGACCAAGCAGATTCTGACCATGGAATATATTGAAGGGCACCGGTTCACCCGAAAGGTTACAAATGAAGTATCGGAAATGATTATGCATGCCTTCCTGCAGCAGATTCTGATGATCGGTATCTTCCACGCCGACCCGCATCCCGGCAATCTGATGCTGACCCAGGACGGGAAGGTTGCGCTGATTGACTTCGGTTCCGTGGGGTATCTGACGGAGGAGGAGCGGGCCGGGATGCTCCACTTCCTGATGGGCTACAGCCGGAAGGAGACGAAGCAGATGGCCCAGGGCCTGGCCGGGGTCTGTGAAGAAGGGGAGCTGCTGGATGTGCGGATGATCGAGCGGCGCCTCGGCAGACTTTTGTCCGAAGCCTCGTTCTCGCCTGATCCTACCAGTGTCATGATGAGACGGCTGATGTCGATGATTACCGAGTTGGGCATGTCCTTGAAGCCGACGGTGGCCGGGGCCTTCCGGGCGATTATCACCCTGGACGGGACCTTGTCCTCTGTGGATGAGTCGTACTCCTTATCGGCAGCGAGCCAGTCCTTCGCAGACCAGATGGATACGGGAGAGATCGTCAAGGAGCAGCTAAGCAAGGTGAAGGGGCGGCTGGAGGATTATATCCCGAAGCTGCTGGAGCTGCCGCTGCTGAAGGAGAACCGGATCACTCTGGCGCGTGAGGACAATCATAGTCTGACGGATTTCATCGGGACGCTGACGGTTGGGATGTTCACCGTGATCTGTATGTCCGTTATGCTGGCAAGTTTCTGGGTGCAGGGGGAGATCATGCGGTTCGTCCTGGCTCCCTTATCAATGTCAGGATTCGGCACGGGGATGATTATCCTGATGATGTCTGTGATTAAGCAGCTGAAACCCAAGAGTTAA
- a CDS encoding ABC transporter permease, which translates to MKLLFKLFRDIRQSPGQFFSFVLIVAVGAFFYTGLATLSNHLNDYTKAYFAEHALSDLNLYYTKLPPERIAPLSQVEGIRKLEGRYTFNATETFDGYRSTLRIHSIPVNNEINTLAMLEGGLPSGANEIVLDSRYAAEHDYGVGDHVTVRVQDQELTFRISGLGENVEHAKKNETQDHKHEGVAYVSEASIPEVAGALVYNELLVDAKEGYDVDQIGKSIEEKSQGLQYLGQESKERSFSYSRLKATLHNNGLMSKVIPLVLFLIEAIILFLAMSRIIDSQRNQVGIMKALGVSRSSIMLHYMGYPVLVGVAGSILGYILSAAVFVPLIAVSNARSFTLPGIQFDLSVGLIFPPMLVSSLFGMFACYFSGRSLLKESASRAMRPKPPKSIQPILIERIPGLWGRLPYRYKLILRNIFLNKVKVLASSAGVMVSTVLLITAFGTQASLQKVAGQFRQVYTYDLRVDYKAGEVLAGQPLPSGIKSHYALSAFPIELNKNQQSEKAELIVTERDNRLIHFYDDKDHPLHLEDHGVLVPKSYADHYSIAEGDTLNIAFAAPELGNKAVEMKVLGISTQYSSPAFYITPDYLASFGIVYKPSALLVEADSPGALTGIRSGFGKDPRVEAISGKEELEKEGRYILQQNSFVFIMFIVCAVILSFGAIYTISSINMYERNRELATLKVLGYYRSQINRLIFRENIIITTVAVMAALPICGYVYALVVKALSSTHQQIPDQLGIASLLMSVVVAFALTLMANLLLRRKVTRINMIESLKGLE; encoded by the coding sequence ATGAAGCTTCTATTCAAGCTGTTCCGGGATATCAGGCAGTCGCCCGGCCAGTTTTTCTCCTTCGTGCTGATTGTCGCAGTAGGTGCTTTTTTCTATACAGGGCTGGCGACCTTAAGCAATCATTTGAATGATTATACCAAGGCTTATTTTGCAGAACACGCATTAAGCGATTTGAATCTCTATTACACCAAGCTCCCGCCGGAGAGGATCGCGCCGCTCAGCCAAGTGGAGGGCATCCGTAAGCTGGAAGGGCGGTATACCTTCAATGCCACAGAGACATTTGACGGTTACCGTTCTACACTTAGGATTCACTCCATCCCTGTGAATAATGAAATCAACACGCTGGCGATGCTGGAGGGAGGACTTCCGTCCGGGGCCAACGAGATTGTACTGGATTCCCGTTATGCCGCCGAGCATGACTACGGGGTTGGGGATCACGTGACGGTCCGCGTTCAAGACCAAGAACTGACCTTCAGGATCAGCGGCTTAGGGGAGAATGTGGAGCACGCCAAAAAGAATGAAACACAGGATCATAAGCATGAGGGCGTTGCTTACGTCAGCGAGGCCTCTATCCCTGAGGTTGCAGGCGCTTTGGTCTATAATGAACTGCTGGTAGATGCCAAGGAAGGCTACGATGTGGATCAAATCGGCAAGTCTATAGAAGAGAAATCCCAAGGGCTGCAATATCTGGGCCAAGAGAGCAAGGAACGCTCATTCAGCTATTCGCGCCTGAAGGCTACGCTCCATAATAACGGGTTAATGAGCAAGGTCATTCCGCTGGTGCTCTTCCTGATCGAAGCGATTATCTTATTCCTGGCCATGTCCAGAATAATTGATTCCCAGCGGAATCAGGTGGGCATCATGAAGGCACTCGGTGTGAGCCGGAGCAGCATCATGCTTCATTATATGGGCTATCCCGTGCTGGTTGGCGTAGCAGGTTCGATTCTGGGATATATCCTGTCTGCGGCTGTATTTGTGCCCCTTATCGCGGTATCGAATGCCAGGTCCTTCACTCTGCCGGGCATACAATTTGACCTGTCGGTTGGATTGATCTTTCCGCCCATGCTCGTCTCCAGCCTGTTCGGGATGTTCGCTTGTTATTTCAGCGGAAGAAGCCTGTTGAAGGAAAGTGCGTCACGGGCCATGCGCCCCAAGCCGCCCAAATCCATACAACCTATACTCATTGAGAGAATTCCGGGGCTCTGGGGACGGCTGCCGTACAGGTACAAGCTGATTTTGCGGAATATTTTTCTGAACAAGGTTAAGGTGCTGGCAAGCTCGGCCGGAGTGATGGTCAGTACAGTGCTGCTAATAACCGCTTTCGGCACCCAAGCCTCCCTGCAAAAGGTAGCCGGCCAGTTCCGGCAAGTGTACACCTATGACCTTCGTGTCGATTATAAAGCGGGAGAAGTCTTGGCCGGGCAGCCTCTTCCTTCAGGCATCAAGAGCCATTATGCGTTGTCCGCCTTCCCCATTGAACTGAACAAGAACCAGCAGTCCGAAAAAGCGGAGCTGATCGTCACGGAGCGGGATAACCGGCTCATTCATTTCTATGATGACAAAGACCATCCGCTGCATCTGGAGGACCATGGCGTATTGGTGCCCAAATCATACGCGGACCATTACAGTATTGCGGAAGGGGATACCCTAAACATTGCATTTGCGGCGCCTGAGCTGGGGAACAAGGCGGTAGAGATGAAGGTGCTCGGTATTTCTACACAATATTCAAGCCCGGCCTTTTATATCACGCCAGACTATTTGGCAAGCTTCGGGATCGTGTACAAACCGTCCGCCCTGCTGGTGGAAGCTGATTCTCCGGGAGCTCTAACCGGTATTCGGAGCGGGTTCGGGAAAGATCCAAGGGTGGAAGCTATCTCAGGCAAGGAGGAGCTGGAGAAGGAAGGCCGTTATATTTTGCAGCAGAACAGCTTTGTCTTTATTATGTTTATTGTCTGCGCGGTGATCCTGTCCTTTGGCGCGATCTACACGATCTCGTCGATCAATATGTATGAGAGGAACCGCGAGCTGGCGACGCTCAAGGTATTAGGCTATTACAGGAGTCAGATCAACCGGCTTATTTTCCGGGAAAATATAATAATCACCACAGTGGCCGTCATGGCCGCCCTGCCGATCTGCGGCTATGTGTATGCACTGGTCGTAAAAGCATTATCCAGCACTCACCAGCAGATCCCGGATCAATTAGGCATTGCCAGCCTCCTGATGTCGGTGGTGGTTGCGTTCGCGCTTACCCTTATGGCTAACCTGCTGCTTAGACGCAAGGTGACCCGGATCAACATGATCGAATCGCTTAAGGGGCTGGAATAG
- a CDS encoding ABC transporter ATP-binding protein, whose amino-acid sequence MNKLIEFKDVAKEYQVGEVTIRALDGVDFSISEGEFVVVLGASGAGKSTILNILGGMDAATSGQVLVGGQDITKYSEKKLTRYRGEKVGFVFQFYNLIPNLNALENVEFAAEVCKDHLDAKEVLHKVGLSSRNRNFPSQLSGGEQQRVAIARAVAKNPLLLLCDEPTGALDYVTGKAVLKLLEDLNRETHKCVVLVTHNSAIAQMADKIIKVKSGRIESITMNEHRQSAEGIEW is encoded by the coding sequence GTGAATAAGCTGATTGAGTTCAAGGATGTAGCCAAAGAGTATCAAGTTGGGGAGGTGACCATCCGGGCGCTTGACGGCGTAGACTTCTCCATATCCGAAGGGGAGTTCGTCGTTGTACTAGGAGCAAGCGGAGCAGGTAAAAGCACTATTCTTAACATTCTGGGAGGCATGGATGCGGCTACATCAGGCCAAGTTCTTGTGGGTGGCCAGGACATCACGAAATACAGCGAGAAGAAATTGACCCGCTACCGCGGGGAGAAGGTTGGCTTTGTGTTCCAGTTCTACAACCTTATCCCCAACTTGAATGCACTGGAGAATGTCGAATTTGCTGCTGAGGTGTGCAAGGATCATCTGGATGCCAAGGAGGTACTGCATAAGGTGGGGTTAAGCAGCCGGAACCGGAACTTCCCGTCCCAGCTATCCGGGGGCGAGCAGCAGCGGGTGGCGATCGCCAGAGCCGTTGCCAAGAATCCGCTGCTTCTGCTCTGTGATGAACCCACCGGGGCACTTGATTATGTGACGGGCAAAGCCGTATTGAAGCTTCTGGAGGACTTGAACAGGGAGACGCACAAATGCGTCGTGCTGGTCACGCATAATTCGGCGATTGCCCAGATGGCGGACAAGATCATTAAAGTGAAGAGCGGCAGAATTGAAAGTATTACGATGAATGAACACAGACAAAGTGCTGAAGGGATTGAGTGGTGA
- a CDS encoding GntR family transcriptional regulator, which yields MTITFDDNLPIFQQVAHIIEDDILNGTFQVDEQILSVVQFSQLFQINPATVVKGIGLLVNEEILYKKRGLGMFVAADDKEKIHLKRRERFTKELLSDLLNEADKLGLTTGDIIDMITQLRKD from the coding sequence ATGACCATCACTTTTGACGATAATCTACCGATATTCCAGCAAGTCGCCCATATCATTGAGGATGATATTCTGAACGGCACGTTTCAGGTGGACGAGCAGATTCTTTCGGTTGTCCAGTTCTCCCAGCTGTTTCAGATTAATCCGGCCACTGTGGTTAAGGGGATTGGCTTATTGGTTAATGAGGAGATCCTGTACAAAAAAAGAGGGCTGGGCATGTTTGTCGCGGCCGATGACAAAGAGAAAATTCACTTGAAACGAAGAGAGCGGTTTACGAAAGAGCTCTTGTCCGATCTGCTGAACGAAGCCGACAAGCTTGGGCTGACCACCGGAGATATCATTGACATGATCACACAACTGAGAAAGGACTGA